In Streptomyces thermolilacinus SPC6, a single genomic region encodes these proteins:
- a CDS encoding Dps family protein codes for MAVVKSSLSDADLKVVGEALQGALVDLVDLSLVAKQVHWNVVGPRFRSIHLQLDEVVTTARTHSDVMAERASAIGVNPDGRAATVASGSAIGEVPTGWIQDQDAVRIMVDALVAVIQRMRERVAATDEPDPVTQDMLIGLTGELEKHAWMFQAENV; via the coding sequence ATGGCTGTCGTCAAGAGTTCGCTGTCCGACGCCGATCTGAAGGTGGTCGGTGAGGCCCTTCAGGGCGCGCTCGTGGACCTGGTCGATCTGTCGCTGGTCGCCAAGCAGGTCCACTGGAACGTCGTCGGACCGCGCTTCCGGTCCATACACCTCCAGCTCGACGAGGTGGTGACCACCGCCCGGACGCACTCCGACGTGATGGCGGAGCGCGCCTCGGCCATCGGCGTCAACCCGGACGGGCGCGCCGCGACCGTGGCGTCCGGCAGTGCCATCGGCGAGGTGCCGACCGGGTGGATCCAGGACCAGGACGCCGTACGGATCATGGTGGACGCGCTCGTCGCGGTCATCCAGCGGATGCGGGAGCGTGTCGCGGCGACCGACGAGCCGGACCCGGTGACGCAGGACATGCTCATCGGGCTGACGGGCGAGCTCGAGAAGCACGCGTGGATGTTCCAGGCGGAGAACGTCTGA
- a CDS encoding helix-turn-helix domain-containing protein, with product MILLRRLLGDVLRRQRQRQGRTLREVSSSARVSLGYLSEVERGQKEASSELLSAICDALDVRMSELMREVSDELSLAELAESAAASEPVSAPVRPMLNSVSVTSVAGVPTERVTIKAPAEAVDVVAA from the coding sequence ATGATTCTGCTCCGTCGCCTGCTGGGTGACGTGCTGCGTCGGCAGCGCCAGCGTCAGGGCCGTACTCTGCGCGAAGTCTCCTCGTCCGCCCGAGTATCGCTCGGCTATCTTTCCGAGGTGGAGCGGGGGCAGAAGGAGGCTTCCTCCGAACTGCTCTCCGCGATTTGCGACGCGCTGGACGTACGGATGTCCGAGCTCATGCGGGAAGTGAGCGACGAGCTGTCGCTGGCGGAGCTGGCGGAATCGGCAGCGGCGAGTGAGCCGGTGTCCGCGCCAGTGCGCCCGATGCTCAATTCTGTGTCCGTGACGTCGGTGGCGGGTGTGCCGACGGAGCGGGTGACCATCAAGGCACCCGCCGAAGCGGTGGACGTCGTCGCCGCGTGA